One window of the Tachypleus tridentatus isolate NWPU-2018 chromosome 10, ASM421037v1, whole genome shotgun sequence genome contains the following:
- the LOC143228192 gene encoding delta-sarcoglycan-like isoform X2: MRDSDYRLTMGRGDVSAATSPASQDCTARSGPDYERYQHQLVYRIGIYGWRKRCLYFLVILLMAVVIINLALTVWIIKVVDFSIDGMGSLRVVDQGLRLEGKAEFLHGLYASQICSRKVAYN, from the exons GCTGACTATGGGAAGAGGCGACGTTTCAGCGGCGACGTCCCCAGCCTCCCAGGACTGTACAGCCCGGTCTGGCCCCGACTACGAGCGCTACCAGCACCAACTGGTTTACCGAATAGGCATTTACGGCTGGCGAAAACGTTGTCTTTACTTTCTTGTTATACTGCTGATGGCTGTGGTCATCATTAATTTAGCCCTAACGGTCTGGATCATCAAAGTGGTGGACTTCTCTATC GATGGTATGGGAAGTCTGAGGGTCGTTGACCAAGGACTACGCCTCGAAGGGAAAGCTGAATTTCTGCACGGGCTCTACGCTTCACAGATTTGCTCGAGGAAGGTAGCGtacaactga